In the genome of Populus alba chromosome 11, ASM523922v2, whole genome shotgun sequence, one region contains:
- the LOC118031904 gene encoding uncharacterized protein, which produces MVNELGKLLSIMEYVDETLFERQYGRIAQLMRLILQAAPIKALLNFWDPSYRCLTFGNIDMTPTLEKYERILYFPNNSHRIYRRQRFEDTASEVVNLLGLGKISQCRVTKGVFKWKVIEARMKNNAEEGKLGDERYRLVAFAIFGLVLFPSEIRVISLEAASVFIEYEHDRINPPSAILGETMLLLNHCKTYGKGAMRCCVPMLYLWIINHIETPRDIFNNFWWFDLRPLKVTIDETRKDWDEKAWIDKYAALPRSNFKWKAPWMNNAICTMSCGSKIWVPLIGVTGYISYAPTLVTRQLGGMQYTPRTLGLADFIGLFKHQPFLEEMELIRQDWERRLMVKREEGSKFETSFS; this is translated from the coding sequence ATGGTAAATGAATTAGGGAAGTTACTGTCTATCATGGAATATGTTGACGAGACTCTTTTTGAAAGGCAATATGGGAGGATTGCACAACTAATGAGGTTGATCTTACAAGCAGCACCAATCAAAGCCCTACTGAATTTTTGGGATCCTAGTTATCGGTGTTTAACCTTCGGGAACATCGACATGACACCAACCTTGGAGAAATACGAGAGGATTCTATATTTTCCAAACAACAGCCACAGGATCTACCGTCGACAAAGATTTGAGGACACAGCTTCAGAGGTAGTCAATTTATTAGGCTTGGGAAAGATCAGCCAATGTAGAGTCACTAAGGGGGTttttaaatggaaggtcattGAAGCCCGAATGAAGAACAATGCTGAAGAAGGCAAGTTGGGAGATGAACGATACAGGTTGGTGGCCTTTGCCATCTTTGGACTAGTATTGTTCCCTTCTGAAATCAGAGTCATCAGTTTAGAAGCAGCAAGTGTCTTCATAGAATATGAGCATGACCGGATCAATCCCCCTTCAGCCATTTTGGGAGAAACCATGTTATTGCTCAACCATTGTAAAACGTATGGAAAAGGAGCCATGAGATGTTGCGTCCCCATGTTGTATTTATGGATTATCAATCATATCGAAACACCAAGGGACATCTTCAACAACTTTTGGTGGTTTGACCTGCGACCGTTAAAGGTTACCATAGATGAGACTCGGAAGGACTGGGATGAGAAAGCATGGATAGATAAATATGCAGCATTGCCAAGGAGTAACTTCAAATGGAAAGCACCATGGATGAACAACGCCATTTGTACAATGAGTTGTGGAAGCAAGATATGGGTTCCTTTGATTGGTGTAACCGGTTACATCAGTTATGCGCCTACCCTTGTAACAAGGCAGTTAGGCGGAATGCAGTACACACCAAGAACTCTGGGTTTAGCTGATTTCATCGGTTTATTCAAGCACCAACCATTCCTCGAAGAGATGGAGCTTATCCGACAAGATTGGGAAAGACGCTTGATGGTAAAAAGGGAAGAAGGGAGCAAATTTGAAACATCATTCAGCTAG